A single Stutzerimonas stutzeri DNA region contains:
- a CDS encoding TRAP transporter small permease — translation MNNRQDARLERVLATLALVIISLISVANVVVRYFTNASFAFTEELSVFLLVILTFAGASVAMRSNRHIRIGLIERLFPRLRAPLIIIQWIASIAVLGLVAWFGGLFALEEYQWESQSPGLGLPNWWYVVWLPLLALAMAVRLTQMTLDRLRGRLSDEP, via the coding sequence ATGAACAATCGACAGGACGCGCGCCTCGAGCGCGTGCTGGCTACCCTGGCCCTTGTGATCATCAGCCTGATCAGCGTGGCCAACGTGGTGGTGCGCTATTTCACCAACGCTTCCTTCGCCTTCACCGAAGAGCTCTCCGTCTTTCTGCTGGTCATCCTGACGTTTGCCGGTGCCTCGGTGGCCATGCGCAGCAACCGGCACATTCGCATCGGATTGATCGAACGACTGTTCCCGCGCCTGCGCGCGCCGCTGATCATCATCCAATGGATTGCAAGCATCGCGGTACTCGGGCTCGTGGCCTGGTTCGGCGGGCTGTTTGCGCTGGAAGAATATCAGTGGGAGTCGCAGTCGCCCGGCCTCGGACTGCCGAACTGGTGGTACGTGGTCTGGCTGCCGTTGCTGGCCCTGGCGATGGCCGTGCGACTGACCCAGATGACCCTCGACCGGTTGCGCGGGAGGTTGTCCGATGAGCCCTGA
- a CDS encoding DctP family TRAP transporter solute-binding subunit, with the protein MKLTRCFTALAVAAALSASFTAAAREYSVSTVLSDAFPWGQAAQKWADLVEERSNGEITLRVYPNAQLVAGDQTKEFSAMRSGLIDMAVGSTINWSPQVPELNLFSLPFLMANSADLDAITQGEAGKQAFEAIEKRGIVPLAWGENGFREISNSSKPVKTPADLAGLKIRVVGSPLFQDTFTALGANPTQMSWADAKPALTTGAVDGQENPLSVFDVARVDQVGQKYLTLWHYMADPLVFAVNQRVWKQLPEADRELLRQAAIDAGKWEIELSRNAEAKRLEDIRSRGVEVTELTREEHQAFVEATRVVHEKWAPKIGAELLEAARAAIAE; encoded by the coding sequence ATGAAACTGACCCGTTGCTTTACCGCGCTGGCCGTCGCTGCCGCGCTGTCCGCCAGCTTTACTGCCGCAGCCCGCGAATACTCCGTTTCCACTGTGCTGTCCGATGCCTTCCCCTGGGGCCAGGCCGCGCAGAAATGGGCCGACCTGGTGGAGGAGCGCTCCAACGGCGAGATCACCCTGCGCGTATACCCCAACGCGCAACTGGTAGCGGGCGATCAGACCAAGGAATTCTCCGCCATGCGCTCCGGCCTGATCGACATGGCGGTCGGCTCCACCATCAATTGGTCCCCGCAAGTGCCGGAGCTGAACCTGTTTTCGTTGCCCTTCCTGATGGCCAATAGTGCGGACCTGGACGCGATCACTCAGGGCGAAGCCGGCAAGCAGGCCTTCGAAGCCATCGAGAAACGCGGCATCGTCCCACTGGCATGGGGCGAAAATGGCTTTCGCGAGATTTCCAACTCGTCCAAACCCGTGAAGACACCGGCAGATCTGGCCGGCCTGAAAATCCGCGTGGTCGGCTCGCCGCTGTTCCAGGACACCTTCACCGCCCTGGGCGCCAACCCGACCCAGATGAGCTGGGCCGACGCCAAGCCGGCGTTGACCACAGGCGCAGTCGATGGTCAGGAAAATCCGCTCTCGGTCTTCGATGTGGCACGCGTCGACCAGGTGGGCCAGAAGTACCTGACGCTCTGGCATTACATGGCCGACCCGCTGGTCTTTGCCGTCAACCAGCGCGTCTGGAAGCAACTGCCCGAAGCCGATCGTGAACTCCTGCGCCAGGCGGCAATCGACGCCGGCAAGTGGGAAATCGAACTGTCGCGCAACGCCGAAGCCAAGCGCCTCGAAGATATTCGTTCACGCGGCGTCGAGGTGACGGAACTGACCCGCGAGGAGCATCAGGCATTCGTCGAGGCGACTCGCGTGGTACACGAGAAATGGGCGCCCAAGATCGGTGCTGAACTGCTCGAGGCGGCCCGGGCGGCCATCGCAGAGTAA
- a CDS encoding alanine/glycine:cation symporter family protein translates to MEFLQNLVNSINGLVWGPPMLVLILGTGLFLMLMLKFMPLARIGTGFALIWRGRVKGDEDSGEISPFQALMTCLAATVGTGNIAGVATAIFLGGPGALFWMWCTALVGMATKYCEVVLAVHYREKDDRGEHVGGPMYAIKNGLGKRWLWLGGAFAIFGGLAGFGIGNMVQVNSMAHALEATFSVPVWVTGLVTMLFVGLVILGGIKRIGKVAAALVPFMCVAYIIAGVTVLVVHAEQIPAAFDLIFTHAFSPIAATGGFAGAAVMAAIRFGVARGIFSNEAGLGTAGIAQAAGTTQSSVRSGMIGMMGTFIDTIIICTVTGLAIICSGVWTGGESGAALSAAAFESAMPGFGGAVLTIALVVFAFTTILGWSYFGEKCWEFMIGTKAIWPFRVIWVLAVPFGAIAQLDFAWLLADTLNGLMAIPNLISLMLLSPVVVKLTKEYFARNQAA, encoded by the coding sequence ATGGAATTCCTGCAAAACCTGGTCAATAGCATTAACGGTCTCGTCTGGGGACCACCCATGCTGGTGCTGATCCTTGGCACCGGTCTCTTCCTGATGCTGATGCTCAAGTTCATGCCGCTGGCGCGTATCGGCACCGGTTTCGCACTGATCTGGCGCGGACGCGTCAAAGGTGACGAGGATTCGGGCGAGATCAGCCCGTTCCAGGCGTTGATGACGTGCCTGGCCGCGACGGTCGGTACCGGCAACATCGCCGGCGTCGCCACGGCGATTTTCCTCGGGGGCCCCGGGGCGCTGTTCTGGATGTGGTGCACCGCGCTGGTGGGCATGGCCACCAAGTACTGCGAAGTCGTGCTGGCGGTGCATTACCGCGAGAAGGACGACCGCGGTGAGCATGTCGGCGGGCCGATGTACGCCATCAAGAACGGTTTGGGCAAGCGTTGGCTGTGGCTCGGTGGCGCCTTCGCCATCTTCGGTGGCCTGGCTGGTTTCGGCATCGGCAACATGGTGCAGGTGAACAGCATGGCACATGCGCTCGAGGCCACGTTCTCCGTGCCGGTGTGGGTGACCGGTCTGGTCACCATGCTGTTCGTCGGGCTGGTCATCCTGGGCGGTATCAAGCGGATCGGCAAGGTGGCCGCGGCGCTGGTGCCTTTCATGTGCGTGGCGTACATCATCGCCGGCGTCACGGTGCTGGTGGTTCATGCCGAGCAGATTCCAGCGGCATTCGACCTGATCTTTACCCATGCCTTCTCGCCCATCGCGGCCACGGGCGGCTTCGCCGGCGCAGCGGTCATGGCCGCTATTCGCTTCGGCGTCGCCCGCGGGATCTTCTCCAATGAGGCGGGTCTGGGGACAGCCGGTATCGCCCAGGCAGCCGGTACCACCCAGAGTTCGGTACGCTCGGGCATGATCGGGATGATGGGCACCTTCATCGATACCATCATCATCTGCACCGTCACGGGGCTGGCGATCATCTGCTCGGGCGTCTGGACCGGAGGCGAAAGCGGTGCCGCACTGTCTGCGGCCGCCTTTGAATCCGCCATGCCGGGCTTCGGTGGCGCCGTGCTGACCATCGCACTCGTGGTATTCGCCTTCACCACGATTCTGGGCTGGAGCTACTTCGGCGAGAAGTGCTGGGAATTCATGATCGGCACCAAGGCAATCTGGCCTTTCCGTGTGATCTGGGTACTGGCCGTGCCGTTCGGAGCGATCGCCCAGCTGGATTTCGCCTGGTTGCTCGCCGATACGCTCAACGGGCTGATGGCGATTCCCAACCTCATTTCCCTCATGCTGCTGAGCCCCGTAGTGGTCAAGTTGACCAAGGAATACTTCGCTCGTAACCAGGCGGCGTGA
- a CDS encoding NAD(P)-dependent oxidoreductase, which produces MIAHCFIRLIKQHYQDLEISRVLTRRPLSAFSDFPMAERLTNSIDQLIDEADLIVECSGDVFHGTEVIERAFEAGLPVVTINAELQVTTGSYLAAKGFITEAEGDQPGSLAALHEEALMMGFKPLVYGNMKGYLNHDPSPEDMTYWAKRQGISVDQTTSFTDGTKVQIEQVIVGNGLGATITKQGLEGLASTNLTETGNLLGMMAERLGQPFVDYVIPSGYPAGGVFLTCRHDDDQRAAIEYFKLGAGPYYTLVRPFHLCSLEVGKTVRRVLNGGGVLLNNSTAPTLGVGAIAKRAMRPGELIERGIGGFQFRGEALKLDQNPDHVPIGLLRKTALKRAVEPGQLITFDDIDILPSRALDIVMQQRAERAAASTQAPATSLPPVGMVAVGG; this is translated from the coding sequence ATGATCGCCCACTGTTTTATCCGGCTGATCAAGCAGCACTACCAGGATCTCGAGATTTCCCGTGTACTGACACGCCGGCCGTTGAGCGCTTTCAGCGACTTTCCGATGGCTGAGCGGCTCACCAATTCCATCGACCAGTTGATCGACGAGGCTGATCTTATCGTCGAGTGCAGTGGCGATGTCTTCCACGGCACCGAGGTCATCGAGCGCGCCTTCGAGGCTGGATTGCCTGTGGTGACGATCAATGCGGAACTGCAGGTGACCACCGGCTCCTATCTGGCCGCCAAGGGGTTCATAACGGAGGCGGAGGGCGATCAGCCCGGTTCATTGGCGGCCCTGCACGAAGAAGCTTTGATGATGGGCTTCAAACCCTTGGTCTACGGCAACATGAAAGGGTACCTGAACCACGACCCATCGCCGGAGGACATGACCTATTGGGCGAAACGCCAGGGCATCAGCGTCGACCAGACCACCTCGTTCACTGACGGCACGAAAGTGCAGATCGAACAGGTGATCGTTGGAAACGGCCTGGGCGCGACCATCACCAAGCAGGGGCTCGAAGGGCTGGCCTCGACCAATCTGACGGAAACCGGAAACCTGTTGGGCATGATGGCCGAGCGCCTCGGCCAGCCCTTCGTCGACTATGTCATTCCCTCCGGCTATCCGGCGGGTGGCGTGTTCCTGACCTGCCGGCACGATGACGACCAGCGCGCCGCCATCGAGTATTTCAAACTCGGCGCAGGCCCCTATTACACACTGGTGCGACCCTTCCACCTGTGTTCGCTGGAAGTGGGCAAGACTGTGCGTCGTGTGCTCAATGGCGGCGGCGTGTTGCTGAACAACTCGACCGCGCCAACGCTGGGTGTGGGCGCCATCGCCAAGCGCGCCATGCGCCCGGGTGAACTCATCGAACGTGGGATCGGCGGGTTCCAGTTCCGTGGCGAAGCACTCAAGCTCGACCAGAACCCGGACCACGTGCCGATCGGCCTGCTACGCAAGACGGCGCTCAAGCGAGCGGTCGAACCCGGTCAGTTGATTACCTTCGATGACATCGACATCCTGCCCAGCCGAGCGCTGGATATCGTGATGCAGCAGCGTGCGGAGCGGGCTGCCGCGTCCACACAGGCACCGGCGACGAGCCTGCCGCCGGTCGGGATGGTTGCGGTAGGCGGTTGA
- a CDS encoding TRAP transporter large permease, with the protein MSPDVWMLASFLLLLLIGVPVAFSLALSGAVGILAGLSPDMLATLGTNTYNGVAKYPLIAIPLFILTGLVFEKSGVALRLVRFAQALIGPRHGGLAMVAVLVCLIMGGMSGSGPADAAAVAMVMLPSMTRAGYPKPFSATLIAASASTAILIPPSIALILYSIVVPGVDLRALFAAGLFPGIIAGLVLLLPAWLLSRRYGWETPEGAERPPLAESFRQALPALFAPVLILGGLRSGLFTPTEAAVAGVTYGVLIGLFVTRELDWRNLWKLCGEAAVISGVVMLIIALAGIFAWAGTMLGTFRHLAEWLISLSDNATVLLILVMIAVLLAGMLLDAISIYLILMPILIPVMQHFGWNPVWFGILLAMNIAIGQFTPPVAINLMVTAEVAKIRLEQTVGWAMLFVLVMGSALVLVAVFPEIALWLPRVLGYAV; encoded by the coding sequence ATGAGCCCTGACGTGTGGATGCTCGCCAGTTTCCTGCTGCTGTTGCTGATCGGCGTACCGGTGGCTTTTTCCCTTGCGCTATCGGGGGCCGTCGGCATCCTCGCAGGGCTCTCGCCGGACATGCTGGCGACGCTCGGTACCAATACCTACAACGGGGTCGCCAAATACCCGCTGATCGCGATTCCGCTGTTCATCCTCACCGGCCTGGTGTTCGAGAAATCCGGCGTGGCGCTGCGTCTGGTGCGCTTCGCGCAAGCACTGATCGGCCCACGGCACGGCGGCCTGGCCATGGTCGCCGTTCTGGTCTGCCTGATCATGGGCGGCATGAGCGGATCCGGCCCCGCGGACGCCGCGGCGGTGGCCATGGTGATGCTCCCGAGCATGACCCGCGCCGGCTACCCGAAGCCGTTCTCGGCCACGCTGATCGCCGCCTCGGCGTCCACCGCCATCCTGATCCCGCCGTCCATTGCGCTGATTCTCTATTCCATCGTCGTGCCGGGTGTGGACTTGCGCGCACTGTTCGCGGCGGGCCTGTTCCCGGGCATCATCGCCGGGCTGGTGCTGTTGCTGCCGGCCTGGTTGCTCTCCCGTCGCTACGGCTGGGAAACCCCGGAAGGTGCCGAGCGTCCACCCTTGGCCGAAAGTTTCCGTCAGGCGCTGCCAGCCTTGTTCGCACCTGTGCTCATCCTCGGAGGCCTGCGCAGCGGCCTGTTCACACCGACCGAAGCAGCGGTGGCGGGCGTCACCTATGGCGTACTGATCGGCCTGTTCGTCACCCGAGAACTGGACTGGCGCAACCTCTGGAAGCTCTGCGGCGAGGCCGCGGTCATCTCCGGCGTGGTAATGCTGATCATCGCCCTGGCGGGTATCTTCGCCTGGGCTGGCACCATGCTCGGTACGTTCCGTCACCTCGCCGAATGGCTGATATCGCTTTCGGACAACGCGACCGTACTGCTGATCCTGGTCATGATCGCCGTGTTGCTGGCCGGCATGCTGCTGGATGCGATTTCCATCTACCTGATCCTCATGCCGATCCTGATTCCGGTCATGCAGCACTTCGGCTGGAACCCCGTCTGGTTCGGCATCCTGTTGGCGATGAACATCGCCATCGGCCAGTTCACGCCACCGGTCGCGATCAATCTGATGGTCACCGCCGAGGTCGCCAAGATACGCCTGGAGCAGACGGTCGGCTGGGCGATGCTGTTTGTTCTGGTGATGGGAAGCGCCCTGGTGCTGGTAGCGGTCTTTCCCGAAATCGCGCTGTGGCTTCCGAGGGTGTTGGGCTACGCGGTCTAG
- a CDS encoding DoxX family protein, which yields MTDDIGKLVLRVSVGVLILLHGIAKLQGGVGGIAGMLSSHGLPSFLAYGAYLGEVLGPVLVIIGLFSRVGAVLMVGNMLFAFALAHMDELFSIGQMGGWALELQGMFLFGSIAIALLGAGRYSVGGNLGRFN from the coding sequence ATGACTGATGATATTGGGAAGCTGGTACTGAGGGTTTCGGTGGGTGTACTGATTCTCCTGCACGGGATCGCCAAGCTGCAAGGCGGCGTCGGGGGCATCGCCGGCATGCTGAGCAGCCACGGGTTGCCCAGCTTCCTCGCGTACGGTGCGTACCTCGGGGAAGTGCTCGGGCCGGTGCTGGTGATCATCGGGCTGTTCTCGCGCGTGGGCGCCGTGCTGATGGTCGGCAACATGCTCTTCGCCTTTGCGCTGGCTCATATGGACGAGTTGTTTTCAATCGGCCAGATGGGTGGCTGGGCGCTCGAACTGCAGGGCATGTTCCTGTTCGGCTCGATTGCCATCGCTTTGCTCGGCGCGGGCCGCTACAGCGTCGGCGGAAACCTGGGCCGTTTCAATTGA
- the tpx gene encoding thiol peroxidase: MTDVTLRGNPIQIAGVFPQTGQAAKPFSLVGGDLADVTLSSFAGKRKVLNIFPSIDTPTCATSVRKFNAQANELANTVVLCISADLPFAQKRFCGAEGLDNVINLSTMRGREFLEDYGVLIATGPLAGVSARAVVVLDEQDQVLHSELVAEIGTEPNYEAAMAALK; this comes from the coding sequence ATGACTGACGTAACCTTAAGAGGCAACCCAATCCAGATCGCCGGCGTTTTTCCGCAGACGGGCCAGGCTGCCAAGCCGTTCAGCCTGGTCGGCGGCGACCTGGCTGATGTCACGCTGAGCAGCTTTGCGGGTAAGCGCAAGGTGCTGAACATCTTCCCGAGCATCGATACGCCGACATGCGCCACCTCGGTGCGCAAGTTCAATGCCCAGGCCAACGAGCTGGCCAATACCGTCGTGCTGTGCATTTCGGCTGACCTGCCGTTCGCGCAGAAGCGCTTCTGCGGCGCGGAAGGCCTGGATAATGTCATCAACCTGTCGACCATGCGCGGCCGGGAATTTCTCGAAGACTATGGCGTGTTGATCGCCACGGGCCCGCTCGCAGGCGTAAGCGCGCGTGCGGTCGTCGTACTGGATGAGCAGGATCAGGTCCTGCACAGCGAGCTGGTCGCCGAGATCGGCACAGAGCCGAACTACGAGGCGGCAATGGCGGCCCTGAAGTAA